Proteins co-encoded in one Dyella japonica A8 genomic window:
- a CDS encoding PD-(D/E)XK motif protein, which produces MRTDDPWSGIAASSNELLGRRVEGAHPLAIYWVCSDDRAPGLLIRGIDMTSVPRAFPKLRGISIQLSAPDAPQPFARLILQNSDGRSVFLALCRDVIESSAGEQSISQATSSVFLRLSRWHLLLSRARSLEMGPPEIRGLIGELIVLERLVDSVGAIAALHAWVAPDDHPQDFALNTSIIEVKTRVSGARPRVQISSLEQLESAHLPINLVVVELVPSSGSSSFSLNDIVDRVLSRFDEIGAEAREATEAALAARGYLRLDAYSVEHYTVAGIRAFAVGEEFPRLIRSTINHAVCEASYALDLTALASFERLLIEVIPEGTKN; this is translated from the coding sequence ATGAGGACTGATGACCCTTGGTCAGGGATTGCGGCCAGTTCGAACGAGCTTTTGGGGCGGCGAGTTGAGGGGGCTCATCCGTTAGCAATTTACTGGGTATGCAGCGACGACCGCGCACCCGGACTATTGATTCGTGGGATCGACATGACGTCTGTTCCTCGAGCTTTTCCAAAGTTGCGCGGAATCTCGATACAGCTTAGCGCTCCAGATGCACCGCAGCCATTCGCTAGGCTCATACTTCAGAATTCAGATGGGCGCAGTGTATTTCTTGCCCTGTGTCGAGATGTCATCGAATCGTCCGCCGGTGAGCAATCCATATCGCAGGCCACTTCAAGTGTGTTTCTCCGGCTTTCACGTTGGCACTTACTTCTTAGTCGAGCACGTTCGCTCGAGATGGGACCTCCGGAGATTCGTGGCCTTATCGGTGAGCTAATTGTCCTGGAGCGCCTGGTTGATTCAGTGGGGGCAATTGCTGCGCTCCATGCTTGGGTCGCGCCAGATGATCACCCACAGGATTTTGCACTAAATACGTCGATCATCGAGGTAAAGACGAGGGTTTCCGGTGCTCGGCCTCGAGTGCAGATATCTTCTCTAGAACAGCTGGAGTCCGCTCATCTTCCGATCAACTTGGTTGTCGTGGAGTTGGTGCCGAGTTCGGGGTCTTCATCGTTCTCTCTGAACGATATTGTTGACCGCGTCTTGTCACGCTTTGATGAGATTGGTGCGGAAGCTCGGGAAGCTACCGAGGCGGCACTTGCCGCTCGAGGCTACCTGAGGCTCGACGCTTACAGCGTGGAACACTATACGGTGGCCGGTATACGTGCATTTGCTGTCGGAGAGGAGTTTCCTCGACTGATTCGCTCCACCATTAATCACGCTGTTTGTGAAGCCAGCTATGCGCTCGATCTCACGGCGCTTGCGTCCTTTGAGCGGCTGTTGATCGAAGTGATTCCTGAAGGCACGAAAAACTAA
- a CDS encoding AIPR family protein codes for MDEEVQRYREALLSEIHADASAGGDYVSTRFIDRTCQVLESGEEFVEYHICRAHGVTKRGAAVQVDAYSFSQSDGVLNLILCAFSGATEPEPLLTEEVRKLVQSGFRFLEGSVYESLSDLWDESHPAHALAREIFSFATSDEMSKASIYVISDRPLGTAIGKMPELSLGAKEVDIHFWDISRLSRMEASAKGREEIEIDFVKEYGRGIPALPVGLGTESRYDSFMCVMPGSVLAGLYDRFGGRILEQNVRAFLGDSRKVNKGIRETLRNDPGMFFAFNNGLTVTVSDLELDRNSDGQTEITTARGLQIVNGGQTSASLYWARKAGIDVSKASVQMKLSRLPEEGFEDAVHSIARFANAQNAVSASDLFAGHPYFKRLETLSRKTLAPPAKAGEINSYWYFERTTGSYKVEVRRLSGLAAKTWQLLNPKKQVLTKTDIARYEVTFGCLPHSVSSGAQKNIAAFGKIISQVWESDPTQFDDGYFQRLIGRTIITRAVDVLIPAQKWYPGSIVRPLSSYTLALMSSRMRAAALQPDYQSIWRAQKEPATFIDEAMKIAEQVLPLLQEIPEHLVRNRLITEWVKREACWARVEGSDIHLSDAFLSTLVPEVRAAKCSSDWRSNAYSIWSDGGWKRLCDWNKPLNVLTPGEVEVVEWAAIASEFKPRGFRLDKLKEAWQRAVKQGFV; via the coding sequence ATGGACGAGGAGGTTCAGCGCTACCGGGAGGCGCTGTTGAGTGAGATCCATGCCGATGCTTCTGCAGGCGGCGATTATGTGAGCACTCGCTTCATCGATCGAACCTGCCAGGTACTCGAAAGCGGTGAGGAGTTTGTTGAGTATCACATTTGCAGAGCTCACGGGGTCACCAAGCGTGGTGCCGCCGTCCAGGTCGACGCCTATAGCTTTTCCCAAAGCGACGGGGTCCTTAACCTCATTCTGTGCGCATTTTCTGGTGCAACTGAGCCGGAGCCATTGCTAACGGAAGAGGTGCGCAAATTGGTGCAGTCAGGATTTCGGTTCCTTGAGGGAAGTGTTTACGAGTCTTTGTCTGACCTATGGGATGAAAGTCACCCTGCACATGCGCTCGCAAGGGAGATCTTCTCGTTTGCAACTTCAGATGAGATGTCCAAGGCATCCATCTATGTAATTTCTGATCGACCTCTCGGCACAGCCATAGGCAAGATGCCGGAGCTGTCGCTTGGTGCCAAGGAAGTTGATATCCACTTTTGGGATATTTCGCGTCTTTCACGGATGGAAGCATCAGCAAAAGGGCGTGAGGAGATTGAGATCGATTTTGTCAAGGAATATGGAAGGGGTATTCCTGCGTTGCCCGTAGGCCTAGGAACTGAGAGTCGCTATGACTCTTTCATGTGCGTTATGCCAGGCAGCGTGCTGGCTGGTCTGTATGACCGTTTCGGCGGACGCATTCTCGAGCAAAACGTTCGTGCCTTCCTTGGGGATAGCCGCAAGGTGAACAAGGGCATTCGTGAAACACTGCGTAATGATCCAGGCATGTTCTTCGCCTTCAACAATGGCCTCACGGTTACAGTGTCGGACTTGGAGCTGGACCGAAACTCCGACGGGCAAACCGAGATAACTACTGCGAGAGGCCTGCAGATAGTGAATGGTGGGCAGACCAGCGCTTCCCTCTATTGGGCCCGGAAGGCTGGGATCGACGTTTCGAAAGCATCTGTCCAGATGAAGCTCTCCCGCTTGCCGGAAGAGGGCTTTGAGGATGCGGTTCATAGCATCGCGCGGTTCGCAAATGCGCAAAATGCCGTGTCAGCGTCGGATCTGTTCGCTGGCCACCCCTATTTCAAGCGTCTCGAAACACTGTCACGCAAGACACTCGCGCCGCCCGCGAAAGCTGGGGAGATCAACAGCTATTGGTATTTTGAGCGCACGACTGGTAGCTACAAAGTCGAGGTGAGGAGACTTAGCGGGCTGGCGGCCAAGACGTGGCAGCTGCTCAATCCAAAGAAGCAGGTTCTCACCAAGACGGATATTGCTCGCTATGAAGTAACCTTTGGCTGCCTGCCCCATTCAGTGAGTTCGGGTGCGCAAAAAAATATCGCGGCGTTCGGAAAAATCATCAGTCAAGTTTGGGAGTCAGATCCCACACAATTTGACGACGGCTATTTTCAGCGACTGATTGGGCGGACAATCATCACCCGCGCAGTCGATGTGCTGATTCCGGCGCAGAAGTGGTATCCGGGCTCAATAGTTCGGCCTCTTTCCAGTTACACCCTTGCCCTTATGAGCTCGCGAATGCGGGCTGCCGCCCTTCAGCCCGACTATCAGTCGATTTGGCGGGCACAGAAAGAGCCAGCGACGTTCATCGATGAGGCGATGAAGATTGCGGAACAAGTGCTTCCCTTGCTTCAGGAGATCCCTGAGCATCTGGTCCGAAATCGATTGATCACCGAGTGGGTGAAGAGGGAAGCTTGCTGGGCAAGAGTTGAAGGAAGTGACATACACCTGAGCGATGCGTTTCTCTCCACCTTGGTCCCCGAAGTCCGGGCAGCTAAATGTTCGTCAGACTGGCGGTCGAATGCGTATTCCATTTGGTCGGACGGCGGCTGGAAGCGCCTTTGTGACTGGAACAAGCCCCTCAATGTGCTAACCCCTGGCGAAGTCGAGGTAGTTGAGTGGGCAGCGATCGCATCTGAGTTTAAGCCTAGGGGGTTCCGGCTCGATAAGTTAAAAGAGGCTTGGCAGAGGGCCGTCAAACAGGGATTTGTCTAG
- a CDS encoding FadR/GntR family transcriptional regulator, with protein sequence MTKARVMAGDTFRPKQIYEQVAERIRTGIRNGQFGAEDRLPSERELSTRFRVGRPAVREAIGALQNQGLVITRRNAGTYVSTDAMELLVAATANHAADTDPDFSPASTLDLRRILEPAIARRAAQRAQPDALAEHYLAQMDSITDIADPGQCALWNESDRLFHHRLAAMTGDPLLEKVADVVAHSMDQPLWKRLKDEGIYEARRVQLYASEHRLIYEAIICGDADAAAMYVDQHLKRVGRDMVPR encoded by the coding sequence ATGACCAAGGCAAGAGTCATGGCGGGCGACACCTTTCGCCCCAAGCAGATCTACGAACAGGTGGCCGAGCGCATCCGCACCGGCATCCGCAACGGCCAGTTCGGCGCGGAAGATCGCCTGCCATCGGAACGTGAACTCTCCACCCGCTTCCGGGTTGGACGTCCAGCCGTCCGTGAAGCCATCGGTGCGCTGCAGAACCAGGGCCTGGTGATCACGCGCCGGAATGCCGGTACCTATGTGAGTACCGACGCCATGGAGTTGCTGGTGGCAGCCACGGCCAACCATGCCGCCGATACGGATCCCGATTTCAGCCCGGCATCCACGCTGGATCTTCGCCGCATCCTTGAACCCGCCATCGCCCGGCGCGCAGCGCAACGGGCACAGCCCGATGCGTTGGCCGAGCATTATCTGGCGCAGATGGATTCCATCACGGATATCGCCGATCCCGGGCAGTGCGCGCTATGGAATGAAAGCGACCGCCTGTTCCATCACCGCCTTGCCGCCATGACTGGCGATCCGCTGCTGGAAAAAGTCGCCGATGTCGTCGCCCACAGCATGGACCAGCCGCTGTGGAAGCGCCTGAAGGACGAGGGCATTTACGAGGCCAGGCGGGTACAACTCTACGCGTCCGAACATCGCCTGATCTACGAGGCCATCATCTGTGGCGACGCAGATGCAGCCGCCATGTACGTGGATCAGCACCTCAAGCGGGTGGGCCGGGATATGGTGCCGCGCTGA
- the lhpH gene encoding trans-3-hydroxy-L-proline dehydratase, giving the protein MKPGQFISTVEVHAAGEPFRIVTGGWPRPQGRTIMERRAWLLAHTDHLRRALMLEPRGHAQMYGGYLTDPVSEHADFGIIFMHNEGYSDHCGHGVIALATAAVELGWIERTSPETRVGIDAPCGFIEAFVAWDGEHAGRVRFVNVPSFIWLRDAVVQTPTFGDVHGDIAFGGAFYFYVAGKPFGLTIREAEVERLTQFGDEVKRAANAAYKVVHPHVPDINHIYGTIIDNEPRHAGSTQANCCVFADREVDRSPTGSGTAGRVAQLFLRGALQRHETLVNESIIGTIFHGRVLEETRVDHFDAVIPEIEGDAYVCGLCHWLIDERDPLAHGFLVR; this is encoded by the coding sequence ATGAAGCCGGGTCAGTTCATCAGTACCGTGGAAGTGCACGCGGCCGGGGAGCCGTTCCGGATCGTGACAGGCGGCTGGCCCAGGCCGCAGGGGCGCACCATCATGGAGCGGCGCGCATGGTTGCTGGCGCACACTGATCACCTGCGCCGGGCGCTGATGCTCGAGCCGCGCGGTCATGCGCAGATGTACGGGGGCTACCTCACCGATCCGGTGAGCGAACATGCCGATTTCGGCATCATCTTCATGCACAACGAGGGCTATAGCGATCACTGTGGCCACGGTGTGATCGCGCTGGCTACGGCGGCCGTTGAACTCGGCTGGATAGAGCGGACGTCGCCGGAAACGCGTGTGGGCATTGATGCGCCTTGCGGATTCATCGAGGCCTTCGTGGCATGGGATGGCGAACACGCCGGCCGGGTGCGTTTCGTCAACGTGCCGTCGTTCATCTGGCTGCGCGATGCCGTGGTCCAGACGCCGACCTTTGGCGACGTGCATGGCGATATCGCCTTCGGCGGCGCGTTCTATTTCTATGTGGCGGGAAAGCCCTTCGGCCTGACGATCCGCGAGGCCGAGGTGGAGCGACTGACCCAGTTTGGCGACGAGGTGAAGCGTGCCGCCAATGCCGCGTACAAGGTCGTGCATCCGCATGTTCCCGACATCAACCATATCTACGGCACCATCATTGACAACGAGCCTCGCCATGCGGGCTCCACGCAGGCCAATTGCTGCGTGTTCGCCGATCGAGAGGTGGATCGGTCACCCACCGGCTCCGGCACGGCGGGGCGCGTGGCGCAGCTGTTCCTGCGGGGTGCGCTGCAGCGGCACGAAACGCTGGTCAATGAATCCATCATCGGCACGATCTTTCACGGGCGTGTGCTGGAGGAGACGCGCGTGGACCACTTCGATGCCGTGATTCCGGAGATTGAAGGCGATGCCTACGTCTGCGGCTTGTGCCACTGGCTGATCGACGAACGCGACCCGCTGGCGCACGGGTTCCTGGTGCGCTGA
- a CDS encoding S53 family peptidase, with amino-acid sequence MLRPAMLSRGVVLACLGLACAGTAAGAMAAGGTAAGDAAVAPANRVLAKGVALRAGEQATVLGANAPIRVNVVLKMRQTAELEQVAGLVRAHVRQPLTDSELASRYLPAHGDAMRVAGFLRANGFSQVYVSKDNMIVSASGTEANVQSAFQTRLYSVQRGDKAGVANVDAVQIPSSLSDVVSAVHGLRSFQERGVSGAKVATMIKGHSYGKDRGVPGTQSTAGTVACQECVHAPMDLPSLYGASNLAPASGQKVAVIGVGDQGNTTYLYQTWASAYGFSNIPLNVTYPTGYTPGDYEAQTEAVLDVDAVATMSGGLQEIDFYSAPSTNLDDELAAVTAAINDNRSTISLSFAATCDADIGQDLRGSWDQELTAAVAKGITVFAITQDDGGHPGCAGGESSTGFPGSSPYVVSVGASTVYNSANSYAAYDHETLWQGSESGPAATEPRPYYQDGVASVVGARRGTPDFVMDGDPNTGLWIIIGGYDSTGTYQTQWAVYGGTSLAAPLLAGTYARLLQSGIQPYFWQQTFYDIGVGQVNATHGDCLTCYHLLTGGSNGAYSVVPGKYNQASGWGSWNAGALATGMQYQR; translated from the coding sequence ATGTTGCGACCAGCAATGCTGTCGAGGGGAGTGGTGTTGGCGTGTCTGGGGCTGGCTTGCGCCGGCACGGCGGCCGGCGCGATGGCCGCCGGGGGCACGGCTGCCGGTGATGCGGCGGTGGCACCGGCGAATCGCGTGCTTGCCAAAGGCGTGGCGCTACGAGCGGGCGAACAGGCGACCGTGTTGGGCGCGAATGCGCCGATTCGCGTCAACGTTGTGCTGAAGATGCGCCAGACGGCCGAGCTGGAGCAGGTGGCCGGCCTGGTGCGCGCGCATGTGAGGCAGCCGCTGACGGACAGCGAGCTGGCTTCCCGTTACCTGCCGGCTCACGGCGATGCCATGCGCGTCGCCGGCTTCCTGCGTGCGAACGGCTTCAGTCAGGTCTACGTGTCGAAGGACAACATGATCGTCTCGGCGTCGGGCACGGAGGCGAACGTGCAATCGGCGTTCCAGACACGTCTTTACAGCGTGCAGCGGGGCGACAAGGCAGGGGTGGCCAACGTCGATGCCGTTCAGATTCCTTCGTCGCTGAGCGACGTGGTGAGCGCCGTGCACGGCCTGCGCTCGTTCCAGGAGCGCGGCGTATCCGGCGCCAAGGTGGCCACGATGATCAAGGGCCACTCGTACGGGAAGGACAGGGGCGTGCCCGGGACGCAGTCGACCGCCGGCACCGTGGCCTGCCAGGAGTGCGTGCACGCACCGATGGATCTTCCGTCGCTGTATGGCGCCAGCAATCTCGCACCCGCCAGCGGACAAAAAGTGGCGGTGATCGGCGTGGGCGACCAGGGCAACACCACGTACCTCTACCAGACCTGGGCCAGCGCCTATGGTTTCAGCAACATTCCGCTCAACGTGACCTACCCGACCGGTTACACCCCCGGGGACTACGAGGCGCAGACAGAAGCCGTGCTCGACGTCGACGCCGTGGCCACCATGTCCGGCGGCCTCCAGGAAATCGACTTCTACTCCGCGCCGTCAACGAATCTGGATGACGAGCTGGCGGCGGTGACAGCGGCCATCAACGACAACCGGTCGACCATCTCCCTCTCGTTCGCCGCTACCTGCGACGCGGACATCGGGCAGGATCTTCGCGGCAGCTGGGATCAGGAACTGACCGCGGCGGTGGCCAAGGGCATCACGGTATTCGCCATCACCCAGGATGACGGCGGCCACCCGGGTTGCGCGGGCGGTGAAAGCTCGACGGGCTTTCCCGGCAGTTCGCCCTACGTAGTGTCGGTTGGGGCATCCACGGTCTACAACTCGGCAAACTCCTATGCGGCCTATGACCACGAGACCCTGTGGCAGGGCAGCGAGAGTGGGCCGGCCGCGACCGAACCGCGTCCCTACTATCAGGATGGCGTGGCGTCCGTGGTCGGTGCCCGGCGCGGCACGCCGGATTTCGTCATGGACGGTGATCCGAACACGGGGTTGTGGATCATCATCGGCGGCTACGACAGCACTGGCACCTATCAGACGCAGTGGGCCGTCTACGGCGGCACCAGCCTCGCGGCTCCGCTGCTGGCGGGAACCTATGCGCGTCTGTTGCAGAGCGGCATCCAGCCGTACTTCTGGCAGCAGACCTTCTACGACATTGGCGTGGGGCAGGTGAATGCCACTCACGGCGACTGCCTCACCTGCTACCACCTACTGACCGGCGGCTCCAACGGCGCGTACTCGGTGGTGCCTGGCAAGTACAACCAGGCGTCTGGCTGGGGTTCCTGGAACGCCGGTGCGCTTGCCACGGGCATGCAGTACCAGCGGTGA
- a CDS encoding glycoside hydrolase family 27 protein gives MRWFVLSGFLLLSWLAAGISPIRAEAAPPEPPRQPNGLALVPPMGWNSWNHFGCDISEKTIRAAADAMVRTGMKQAGYAYVVIDDCWQGERDGEGNITADPARFPSGIKALADYVHARGLKFGIYSDAGSKTCAGRSGSRGHEYQDARQYAAWGVDYLKYDWCSTYTQDGKSSYQVMSDALRASGRPIVFSLCDWGTNKPWLWGQNIGNLWRTSGDIYDGWESREGHYNGMTNILDRQAGLESYAGPGHWNDPDMLEVGNGGMTQDEYTAQFSLWSVLAAPLIAGNDLANMSGPTRSILTNREVIAVDQDELGVQGRRVFKDGDREVWVKPLKGGGRAVVLFNRGAKASQIAVDWDMLGYPRETSMQVRDLWQHKNLPGTSERFATEVPSHGVVMVRISR, from the coding sequence ATGCGTTGGTTCGTCTTGTCAGGTTTCTTGTTGTTGTCGTGGCTGGCGGCTGGCATATCGCCGATACGTGCCGAGGCCGCGCCGCCGGAGCCGCCCCGGCAGCCCAATGGGCTGGCCCTTGTACCTCCCATGGGCTGGAACTCGTGGAATCACTTCGGTTGCGACATCAGCGAAAAGACCATTCGCGCGGCCGCGGACGCCATGGTGCGTACGGGCATGAAACAGGCCGGTTATGCATACGTGGTGATTGACGATTGCTGGCAGGGTGAGCGCGACGGCGAGGGCAACATCACGGCCGATCCTGCGCGCTTTCCTTCCGGTATCAAGGCGCTGGCCGATTACGTCCACGCGCGCGGCCTGAAGTTCGGCATCTATTCCGATGCGGGGTCGAAGACCTGTGCAGGCCGTTCCGGCAGCCGGGGTCATGAGTATCAGGATGCACGGCAATATGCGGCGTGGGGAGTGGATTACCTCAAGTACGACTGGTGCTCCACGTACACGCAGGACGGCAAATCCTCTTACCAGGTGATGAGCGATGCGCTGCGTGCCTCGGGGCGTCCCATCGTGTTCAGCCTGTGCGACTGGGGCACCAACAAACCCTGGTTGTGGGGACAGAACATCGGCAACCTCTGGCGCACCTCGGGCGACATCTACGACGGTTGGGAAAGTCGCGAAGGCCACTACAACGGCATGACCAATATCCTGGACCGGCAAGCCGGGCTGGAAAGCTATGCGGGCCCCGGCCACTGGAATGACCCGGACATGCTCGAGGTAGGCAACGGTGGCATGACCCAGGACGAATACACGGCGCAGTTCAGCCTGTGGTCCGTGCTGGCCGCGCCTCTCATCGCAGGCAACGACCTGGCGAACATGAGCGGGCCGACCCGATCGATCCTCACCAATCGCGAGGTCATCGCAGTTGACCAGGACGAACTCGGCGTACAGGGGCGTCGTGTGTTCAAGGACGGTGACCGGGAGGTCTGGGTCAAGCCGCTCAAGGGCGGTGGGCGTGCGGTGGTGTTGTTCAACCGTGGTGCGAAGGCCAGTCAGATCGCCGTGGATTGGGACATGCTCGGTTATCCGCGCGAGACCTCGATGCAGGTGCGCGATCTCTGGCAACACAAGAACCTGCCGGGCACGAGCGAGCGCTTCGCGACGGAAGTTCCTTCGCACGGTGTCGTGATGGTTCGCATCAGTCGCTGA
- a CDS encoding glycoside hydrolase family 27 protein: MGWNTWNRFGCTINETLIRQAADAMVSSGMRDAGYVYIVIDDCWQGERDAKGNIQPDAQRFPSGMKALGDYIHAQGLKFGIYSDAGKLTCGKRPGSLGHEYQDALTYASWGVDYLKYDWCSTYTQDARSTYETMSDALRATGRPIVFSICEWGLNKPWLWGETIGNLWRTTDDIYDHWEGRHGFEHSVMDILDLQVGLETYAGPGHWNDPDMLEVGNGKMTLEEYKSHFSLWAVLAAPLMAGNDLANMSADIKTILTNGEVIAVDQDPLGIQASRVAKHGDYEVWARPLKGGGRAVVLLNRSASTHAVTVTWDDLHLPANLRLKVRDLWAHRDLPEASGRFSADVPSHGVVMLRME; this comes from the coding sequence ATGGGCTGGAACACGTGGAACCGGTTTGGTTGCACGATCAATGAAACGCTGATCCGCCAGGCGGCCGACGCCATGGTCAGCTCGGGCATGCGCGATGCCGGCTATGTGTACATCGTCATCGACGATTGCTGGCAGGGCGAGCGCGATGCGAAGGGAAATATCCAGCCTGATGCCCAGCGCTTTCCCTCGGGCATGAAGGCGCTGGGTGATTACATTCACGCGCAAGGGCTCAAGTTCGGCATCTATTCCGACGCCGGCAAGCTCACCTGCGGCAAGCGCCCCGGCAGCCTGGGGCACGAGTATCAGGATGCACTCACCTATGCCTCATGGGGTGTCGATTACCTCAAGTACGACTGGTGCTCCACCTATACGCAGGATGCGCGCTCAACCTACGAGACCATGAGCGACGCGTTGCGGGCCACAGGGCGCCCCATCGTATTCAGCATCTGCGAGTGGGGCCTCAACAAGCCCTGGTTGTGGGGAGAGACCATCGGCAACCTCTGGCGCACCACCGACGATATCTACGACCACTGGGAAGGTCGGCATGGGTTCGAACACAGCGTGATGGACATCCTCGACCTCCAGGTCGGCCTGGAAACCTATGCCGGCCCTGGGCACTGGAACGACCCGGACATGCTGGAGGTGGGCAACGGCAAGATGACGCTGGAGGAATACAAATCCCACTTCAGCCTGTGGGCCGTGCTGGCTGCGCCCTTGATGGCAGGCAACGACCTCGCCAACATGAGTGCGGATATCAAGACCATCCTCACCAACGGCGAGGTCATCGCGGTCGACCAGGATCCCCTTGGCATCCAGGCCAGCCGCGTTGCCAAGCATGGCGACTACGAGGTGTGGGCCCGCCCTCTCAAGGGTGGTGGTCGCGCGGTCGTATTGCTCAACCGCAGCGCATCCACCCATGCGGTGACCGTGACGTGGGATGACCTGCACCTGCCTGCCAACTTGCGCCTGAAAGTGCGTGACCTGTGGGCGCACAGGGATCTTCCGGAAGCTAGCGGCCGGTTCTCAGCGGATGTTCCGTCGCATGGCGTGGTGATGCTTCGGATGGAATGA